A part of Melittangium boletus DSM 14713 genomic DNA contains:
- a CDS encoding response regulator, whose protein sequence is MRPFGGINAETARAFTAVANTETRPFARPEPGVKPQRVLLVDDSRSIRTLLKIYLMARAFEYIEAESAEAALRELDTQQVDLILTDFHMDGMNGADFAATVRSNKDLKVSRIPILMMTGDANAAEVRNKGQKAGINAFVRKPVSCAQLMTLVDTILPAPKKV, encoded by the coding sequence GTGCGTCCCTTCGGAGGGATCAACGCCGAGACGGCCCGCGCCTTCACGGCCGTGGCCAACACCGAGACGCGCCCCTTCGCGCGCCCGGAGCCCGGCGTGAAACCCCAGCGCGTGCTGCTCGTGGACGACAGCCGCTCCATCCGCACGCTGCTCAAAATCTACCTGATGGCGCGCGCCTTCGAGTACATCGAGGCGGAGTCGGCCGAGGCGGCGCTCAGGGAGCTGGACACGCAGCAGGTGGACCTCATCCTCACCGACTTCCACATGGATGGAATGAACGGCGCGGACTTCGCGGCCACGGTGCGCTCGAACAAGGATCTCAAGGTGTCGCGCATCCCCATCCTGATGATGACGGGCGATGCGAACGCCGCCGAGGTGCGCAACAAGGGCCAGAAGGCGGGCATCAACGCCTTCGTGCGCAAGCCGGTGAGCTGCGCCCAGCTCATGACGCTGGTGGACACCATCCTCCCGGCGCCCAAGAAGGTCTGA
- the msrP gene encoding protein-methionine-sulfoxide reductase catalytic subunit MsrP, which produces MRHLPPEPPGSDITAESLYLNRRELIKGAALFTGTATAVGAGLQLLSRRPSGGDGGELLAPPPAAPGEAPKKARPRGPYDTDETPTPYEDATTYNNFYEFGLDKGDPAENAHTLKPRPWTVVIDGEVNKPQRVDMDTLQSWFPLEDRVYRMRCVEAWSMVIPWMGFPLAGLLRRVEPTSKAKYVAFTTLMDPKQMPGQKAATLDWPYVEGLRLDEALHPLALLAVGLYGKVLPNQNGAPLRLVVPWKYGFKGIKSIVRISLTETQPPTTWSLANRREYGFYANVNPQVDHPRWSQASERRIGEFRRRPTLPFNGYAEQVAGLYSGMDLRENF; this is translated from the coding sequence ATGCGCCATCTGCCGCCCGAGCCCCCTGGGTCTGACATCACCGCCGAGTCGCTGTACCTGAACCGGCGGGAGCTCATCAAAGGCGCGGCGCTCTTCACCGGCACGGCCACGGCGGTGGGGGCGGGGTTGCAACTGCTCAGCCGCCGGCCTTCGGGTGGAGATGGCGGGGAGCTTCTGGCGCCGCCGCCCGCCGCTCCGGGCGAGGCCCCCAAGAAGGCGCGTCCCCGGGGCCCCTACGACACCGACGAGACGCCCACGCCCTACGAGGACGCCACCACCTACAACAACTTCTACGAGTTCGGGCTCGACAAGGGGGACCCCGCCGAGAACGCGCACACGCTCAAGCCCCGGCCCTGGACGGTCGTCATCGACGGCGAGGTGAACAAGCCCCAGCGCGTGGACATGGACACGCTCCAGTCCTGGTTCCCCCTGGAGGACCGCGTCTACCGGATGCGCTGCGTGGAGGCCTGGTCCATGGTGATTCCGTGGATGGGCTTTCCGCTGGCGGGGCTCCTGCGGCGCGTGGAGCCCACGAGCAAGGCGAAGTACGTGGCCTTCACCACCCTGATGGATCCCAAGCAGATGCCCGGCCAGAAGGCGGCCACGCTCGACTGGCCCTACGTCGAGGGCTTGCGCCTGGACGAGGCCCTGCACCCGCTCGCGCTGCTGGCGGTGGGCCTGTACGGCAAGGTGTTACCCAACCAGAACGGCGCGCCGCTGCGGCTCGTGGTGCCGTGGAAGTATGGCTTCAAGGGCATCAAGTCCATCGTCCGCATCTCCCTCACGGAGACACAGCCGCCCACGACGTGGAGCCTGGCCAACAGGCGCGAATACGGCTTCTACGCGAACGTGAATCCCCAGGTGGATCACCCCCGGTGGAGTCAGGCCTCCGAGCGCCGCATCGGGGAGTTCCGCCGCCGTCCCACGCTGCCCTTCAACGGCTACGCCGAGCAGGTGGCCGGCCTCTATTCGGGCATGGACCTGCGCGAGAACTTCTGA
- a CDS encoding sulfite oxidase heme-binding subunit YedZ: protein MASSPYPWLKPAVLVGGLSPVALLALDFARGALGANPIERVLHQTGMLALIVLVASLACTPLKLLFGWTWPLRIRKLLGLLGFAYAVMHFLTYAVLDQGLAWGALLADITKRPFITVGFLALVLLVPLAVTSTNRMVRRLGFPTWQRLHRLVYVAVSLGVVHFIWRVKKDLTEPLVYACVLGLLLAVRVAESVRKRRTRASLPAT, encoded by the coding sequence ATGGCCTCGTCTCCCTACCCCTGGCTCAAGCCCGCCGTCCTCGTGGGCGGGCTGTCCCCCGTGGCGCTCCTGGCGCTCGACTTCGCGCGAGGTGCCCTGGGCGCCAACCCCATCGAGCGCGTGCTCCATCAGACGGGCATGCTCGCGCTCATCGTGCTGGTGGCCTCGCTCGCGTGCACGCCGCTCAAGCTGCTGTTCGGGTGGACGTGGCCCCTACGCATCCGCAAGCTGTTGGGCCTGTTGGGCTTCGCCTACGCGGTGATGCACTTCCTCACCTACGCGGTGTTGGATCAGGGCCTGGCGTGGGGCGCCCTCCTCGCGGACATCACGAAGCGGCCCTTCATCACCGTGGGTTTCCTGGCGCTGGTGTTGCTCGTGCCCCTGGCCGTCACCAGTACCAATCGCATGGTGCGCCGCCTGGGCTTTCCCACCTGGCAGCGGTTGCACCGGCTTGTCTACGTGGCCGTGTCCCTGGGCGTGGTGCACTTCATCTGGCGGGTGAAGAAGGATCTGACCGAGCCGCTCGTGTACGCGTGCGTGCTGGGCCTGCTGCTCGCCGTCCGGGTGGCGGAGTCCGTACGCAAGCGGCGGACCCGCGCGTCGCTGCCCGCCACCTGA
- a CDS encoding dipeptidyl-peptidase 3 family protein, whose product MNRTFLSLAAAAVLGSGAAGATEPSTPARLPTAPELKRMTARFAPVDIQVDVSKLPDTERQALAKILQAARVMDALFLRQAWAGNETLLLDLVQDTSALGKERLHAFLLNKGPWSRLDHNAPFIPGVPAKPPEGHFYPAGASQADVEKWVKSLPEAQQKEATGFFTTLRRGPDGKFISVPYSVEYQGELAQAAHLLIEAAELTQQPTLRTFLTRRADAFLSNDYYPSEVAWMELDASIEPTIGPYEVYEDEWFNYKAAFEAFIALRDDAETAKLSKFSGELQGLENALPIDPKLRNPKLGALAPIRVVNSLFSSGDGNRGVQTAAYNLPNDERVAAEKGTKRVMLKNIQEAKFQRVLLPIAQVALGAKDRKDVSFDAFFTHILMHELMHGLGPHTITVEGKETTVRQALQASSSAIEEAKADISGLWALQALVDKGVIGKELERTMYTTFLASAFRSIRFGINEAHGKGVALQLNHFLDTGAVTVAKDGTFAVVPGKVRESVTTLTKQLMELQARGDRSAADVLLDKMGVVRPEVKRVLDKLANVPVDIEPRYVTAEQLMAGSGAAPPAGKK is encoded by the coding sequence ATGAATCGCACCTTCCTCTCCCTCGCCGCCGCGGCGGTGCTCGGGTCGGGCGCCGCTGGCGCCACCGAGCCGTCCACTCCCGCGCGCCTACCCACGGCGCCCGAGCTCAAGCGCATGACGGCGCGCTTCGCCCCCGTCGACATCCAGGTGGATGTGTCCAAGCTGCCCGACACCGAGCGTCAGGCGCTCGCGAAGATTCTCCAGGCCGCGCGCGTCATGGACGCGCTCTTCCTGCGTCAGGCCTGGGCGGGCAACGAGACGCTGCTGCTCGACCTCGTCCAGGACACCTCCGCCCTCGGCAAGGAGCGGCTGCATGCGTTCCTGCTCAACAAGGGCCCCTGGTCGCGGTTGGATCACAACGCGCCCTTCATTCCGGGCGTGCCGGCCAAGCCTCCCGAGGGTCACTTCTACCCGGCGGGCGCCAGCCAGGCGGATGTGGAGAAGTGGGTGAAGTCGCTGCCCGAGGCGCAGCAGAAGGAGGCCACGGGCTTCTTCACCACCCTGCGCCGGGGGCCCGACGGGAAGTTCATCTCCGTGCCCTACAGCGTCGAGTACCAGGGCGAGCTGGCCCAGGCGGCGCACCTGCTCATCGAGGCCGCGGAGCTCACCCAGCAGCCCACGCTGCGCACGTTCCTCACCCGGCGCGCGGATGCCTTCCTGAGCAACGACTACTACCCGAGTGAAGTGGCGTGGATGGAGCTCGACGCGAGCATCGAGCCCACCATCGGGCCCTACGAGGTCTACGAGGACGAGTGGTTCAACTACAAGGCCGCCTTCGAGGCCTTCATCGCCCTGCGCGACGACGCGGAGACGGCGAAGCTGTCGAAGTTCAGCGGGGAGTTGCAGGGGCTGGAGAACGCTCTGCCCATCGATCCGAAGCTGCGCAATCCGAAGCTCGGGGCGCTCGCGCCCATCCGGGTCGTCAACAGCCTGTTCTCCTCGGGGGATGGCAACCGGGGCGTGCAGACGGCGGCGTACAACCTGCCCAATGACGAGCGCGTGGCGGCCGAGAAGGGCACCAAGCGCGTGATGCTCAAGAACATCCAGGAGGCGAAGTTCCAGCGCGTGCTCCTGCCCATCGCCCAGGTGGCGCTCGGGGCGAAGGATCGCAAGGACGTGTCCTTCGACGCCTTCTTCACCCACATCCTCATGCACGAGCTGATGCATGGCCTGGGGCCGCACACCATCACCGTGGAGGGCAAGGAGACCACGGTGCGCCAGGCGCTCCAGGCCTCGTCCAGCGCGATCGAGGAGGCCAAGGCGGACATCTCCGGCCTGTGGGCCTTGCAGGCGCTCGTGGACAAGGGCGTCATTGGCAAGGAACTCGAGCGCACCATGTACACGACGTTCCTGGCGTCCGCGTTCCGCTCCATCCGCTTCGGCATCAACGAGGCGCACGGCAAGGGCGTGGCGTTGCAGCTCAACCACTTCCTGGACACGGGCGCGGTGACGGTCGCCAAGGACGGCACCTTCGCCGTGGTGCCCGGCAAGGTGCGCGAGTCCGTCACCACCCTGACGAAGCAGCTCATGGAGTTGCAGGCCCGCGGAGATCGCTCCGCCGCCGATGTGTTGCTCGATAAGATGGGCGTGGTGCGCCCCGAGGTGAAGCGCGTGCTGGACAAGCTCGCCAACGTGCCCGTGGACATCGAGCCGCGCTATGTCACCGCCGAACAACTCATGGCGGGTTCCGGGGCCGCTCCCCCCGCGGGCAAGAAGTAG
- a CDS encoding ammonium transporter, whose amino-acid sequence MRGIRRLAPLLCLLTSALAHAQAAESVANSGDTAWMLMASALVLLMTPGLALFYGGMVRRKNVLATFMYSFFAMALVTVQWVVFGYSLAFGQTHGGFIGGGDFLMLNNVTTETRGTIPHLVFMAFQLKFAIITPALISGAFVERMKFSAYVLFTLLWTTLVYDPVAHWTWAEGGWLFKLGVLDFAGGTVVHWTAGLSALICAIYIGKRLGFGRERFIPHDLPMTILGGGLLWFGWFGFNAGSALAAGPLAALAFSTTHIAAGAAALAWTSAEWILRKRPTLLGMVSGLVAGLVAITPAAGFVSPAASLVIGILAGGVCYGAVLLKEKLHYDDSLDAWGVHGVGGLLGALLVGVFSQAALNPAGADGLLAGNPALLGKQALALLVVGAYTAVVTLVVLKIVDKTVGLRVSEEEERMGLDATQHGEAAYNS is encoded by the coding sequence ATGAGAGGGATCCGGCGCCTGGCGCCGCTGCTCTGTCTGTTGACATCGGCGCTCGCGCACGCCCAGGCGGCCGAGTCCGTGGCCAACTCGGGTGACACGGCGTGGATGCTGATGGCCTCCGCGCTGGTGCTGCTGATGACGCCGGGGCTGGCGCTCTTCTATGGCGGTATGGTGCGGCGCAAGAACGTGCTCGCCACGTTCATGTACTCGTTCTTCGCCATGGCGCTGGTGACGGTGCAGTGGGTGGTGTTCGGCTACTCGCTCGCCTTCGGCCAGACGCACGGGGGCTTCATCGGGGGCGGCGACTTCCTGATGCTCAACAACGTGACCACGGAGACCCGGGGCACCATCCCCCACCTGGTCTTCATGGCCTTCCAGCTCAAGTTCGCCATCATCACCCCGGCGCTCATCTCCGGTGCGTTCGTGGAGCGCATGAAGTTCAGCGCCTACGTGCTCTTCACCCTCCTGTGGACCACGCTCGTGTACGATCCCGTGGCGCACTGGACGTGGGCCGAGGGCGGGTGGCTCTTCAAGCTGGGCGTGCTCGACTTCGCGGGCGGCACGGTGGTGCACTGGACGGCGGGCCTGAGCGCGCTCATCTGCGCCATCTACATCGGCAAGCGTCTGGGCTTCGGGCGCGAGCGCTTCATCCCGCATGACCTGCCCATGACCATCCTCGGCGGCGGGCTCCTGTGGTTCGGCTGGTTCGGCTTCAACGCCGGCAGCGCGCTGGCGGCGGGCCCGTTGGCGGCGCTCGCGTTCTCCACCACGCACATCGCGGCGGGCGCGGCGGCGCTCGCTTGGACGAGCGCCGAGTGGATCCTCCGCAAGCGGCCCACGCTGCTGGGCATGGTGTCGGGCCTCGTGGCGGGACTGGTGGCCATCACCCCGGCGGCCGGCTTCGTGTCGCCCGCGGCCTCGCTCGTCATCGGCATCCTCGCCGGCGGCGTATGCTACGGCGCGGTGCTCCTCAAGGAGAAGCTGCACTACGACGACTCGCTCGACGCGTGGGGCGTGCACGGCGTGGGCGGCCTGCTGGGCGCGCTCCTCGTGGGCGTGTTCTCCCAGGCCGCGCTCAACCCCGCGGGCGCCGACGGCCTGCTGGCCGGCAACCCCGCGCTGCTCGGCAAGCAGGCGCTGGCCCTGCTCGTGGTGGGCGCCTACACGGCCGTGGTGACGCTCGTCGTCCTCAAGATCGTGGACAAGACGGTGGGCTTGCGCGTCTCCGAGGAAGAGGAGCGCATGGGCCTGGACGCCACGCAGCACGGCGAGGCCGCCTACAACTCGTGA
- a CDS encoding TonB-dependent receptor domain-containing protein — MLKKIAWKRAGTLALVLCAGTAWGDARLEARRHFRNGMSLIAQGQYDSGIAELLNAYAIKPHANVLYNIARAYQDAGRVPEAVDYYRRYLAANPPDSAPVAATLAKLEETLGDPREEPAAEENKGLPPMPPPPANTEATKTLTALMERLEKAIARAEALPATPGPTRSTADAPGAAVALQTGTAPGEDEGEVPYEERVVTASRRAQSSLEAPNATTVITAEDIRLSGARSLPELLRRVPGAEVMMMGPASANVSLRGFNQRLSNKVLVLVDGRSEYQDFLGMTLWSSIPVSLDEIERIEVIRGPGSALYGANAMLGVVNIITQAPGTGPRARFQGYAGSGNVAGGDFVSHGGSGALRYRASVAYTQANKWSRDFASDRPDMLIEDPNPDLGVRSARATLATTYQFDAGPQLGLTGGVNRLYTEAYPLGALRNFYMDGVSAFAKADASMGPVKFKAFWNHLSANAGPQYEARGQRSLQTRVDSNVFNGELLISKTFSLAGEHQVNVGVEGRLKRLGWAYMESLRQELHGAAFVQDEWRLANPFRVVASYRVDRHPLLDKGSAGLAHSPRVSALFLPFEGHAFRASAASAFRVPTFMESYARVGFPLPGVNGANLLTTGNQMLKPEQLLAFELGYRGEAPTLGIDWDLALYQNTVRNLIDLSAVVPVTAGDAWDAASGTYILGRSFFQNESAVYTARGAELGVSLAPVDGLGIRVSGALQNLTSEGGTESLCGPCSQAPQFKLYGGITYRTRQALELGLDAAWSSATQWVEREPTAQDPTRIEPISNGLGAYTVINARVGYSPVKDRVSVALVGSNLGPAHSQHPFGNRIERRVLALLTVTP; from the coding sequence ATGCTGAAGAAGATCGCCTGGAAGCGAGCCGGCACCCTGGCTCTGGTGCTGTGCGCGGGGACGGCCTGGGGTGACGCTCGCCTGGAGGCCCGCCGCCACTTCCGCAACGGCATGAGCCTCATCGCCCAGGGTCAGTACGACTCGGGTATCGCCGAGCTGCTGAACGCCTACGCCATCAAGCCCCACGCCAACGTGCTCTACAACATCGCGCGCGCCTACCAGGACGCGGGCCGTGTTCCCGAGGCCGTGGACTACTACCGGCGCTACCTCGCCGCCAATCCGCCCGACTCGGCCCCCGTGGCCGCGACGCTCGCGAAGCTGGAAGAGACGCTGGGTGACCCCCGCGAGGAGCCGGCCGCCGAGGAGAACAAGGGACTGCCGCCCATGCCTCCCCCGCCCGCCAACACGGAGGCGACCAAGACGCTCACCGCGTTGATGGAGCGGCTGGAGAAGGCCATCGCCCGCGCCGAGGCCCTGCCCGCCACGCCCGGCCCCACCCGGTCCACCGCGGACGCGCCTGGCGCCGCCGTCGCGCTCCAGACGGGAACGGCCCCGGGAGAGGACGAGGGCGAGGTGCCCTACGAGGAGCGCGTGGTGACGGCCAGCCGCCGTGCGCAGTCCTCGCTGGAAGCGCCCAACGCCACCACCGTCATCACCGCCGAGGACATCCGCTTGTCGGGCGCCCGGAGCCTGCCGGAGCTGCTGCGGCGGGTGCCCGGCGCCGAGGTGATGATGATGGGGCCCGCCAGCGCGAACGTGTCGCTGCGCGGCTTCAACCAGCGCCTGTCCAACAAGGTCCTGGTGCTGGTGGACGGCCGCTCCGAGTACCAGGACTTCCTGGGCATGACGCTCTGGTCCTCCATCCCGGTGTCGCTGGATGAAATCGAGCGCATCGAGGTCATCCGAGGTCCGGGCAGCGCGCTGTACGGCGCCAACGCCATGTTGGGCGTGGTCAACATCATCACCCAGGCCCCGGGCACGGGCCCGCGCGCGCGCTTCCAGGGCTACGCGGGCAGCGGCAACGTGGCGGGCGGCGACTTCGTGAGCCACGGGGGCTCGGGCGCGCTGCGCTATCGCGCCTCGGTGGCGTACACCCAGGCGAACAAGTGGAGCCGGGACTTCGCCTCGGACCGGCCCGACATGCTCATCGAGGATCCCAACCCGGACCTGGGCGTGCGCAGCGCGCGCGCCACCCTGGCCACCACCTATCAGTTCGACGCGGGCCCCCAACTGGGACTGACCGGCGGCGTCAACCGGCTCTACACGGAGGCCTACCCGCTCGGCGCCCTGCGCAACTTCTACATGGACGGCGTGAGCGCCTTCGCCAAGGCGGACGCGAGCATGGGTCCGGTGAAGTTCAAGGCCTTCTGGAACCACCTCTCCGCGAACGCGGGGCCTCAGTACGAGGCCCGGGGCCAGCGCTCGCTACAGACCCGCGTCGACTCCAACGTCTTCAATGGCGAGCTGCTCATCAGCAAGACGTTCTCGCTCGCGGGCGAGCACCAGGTGAACGTGGGCGTGGAAGGCCGCCTCAAGCGCCTGGGCTGGGCCTACATGGAGTCGCTGCGCCAGGAGCTGCACGGCGCGGCCTTCGTGCAGGACGAGTGGCGGCTGGCCAACCCCTTCCGCGTGGTGGCCTCCTACCGTGTGGACCGGCACCCGCTGCTGGACAAGGGCTCGGCGGGGCTGGCGCACTCGCCCCGCGTCTCCGCGCTCTTCCTGCCCTTCGAGGGCCATGCGTTCCGCGCCAGCGCCGCCTCGGCCTTCCGCGTGCCCACCTTCATGGAGAGCTACGCGCGGGTGGGCTTCCCGCTGCCGGGCGTCAACGGCGCCAACCTGCTCACCACGGGCAACCAGATGCTCAAGCCCGAGCAGCTGCTGGCCTTCGAGCTGGGCTACCGCGGCGAGGCCCCCACGCTCGGCATCGACTGGGACCTGGCGCTCTACCAGAACACCGTGCGCAACCTCATCGACCTGTCCGCCGTGGTGCCGGTGACGGCGGGTGACGCATGGGACGCGGCCTCGGGCACGTACATCCTGGGCCGCTCCTTCTTCCAGAACGAGTCGGCCGTCTACACCGCGCGTGGCGCCGAGCTCGGCGTGTCCCTGGCGCCGGTGGACGGCCTGGGCATCCGCGTGAGCGGCGCGCTGCAGAACCTGACGTCCGAGGGCGGTACGGAGTCGCTGTGCGGCCCATGCAGCCAGGCGCCCCAGTTCAAGCTGTATGGCGGCATCACCTACCGCACGCGCCAGGCCCTGGAGCTGGGCCTGGACGCGGCCTGGTCCTCCGCCACCCAGTGGGTGGAGCGCGAGCCCACGGCGCAGGATCCCACCCGCATCGAACCCATCTCCAACGGCCTGGGCGCCTACACCGTCATCAACGCCCGGGTGGGCTACAGCCCGGTGAAGGATCGGGTGTCGGTGGCGCTCGTGGGCTCCAACCTGGGCCCCGCCCATTCCCAGCACCCCTTCGGCAATCGCATCGAGCGCCGGGTGCTCGCCCTGCTGACGGTGACGCCATGA
- a CDS encoding fatty acid desaturase, whose translation MRHHAPRGPWGVLIALTVMGAWLGHLLWLLGWAELTLASPLAWFHMALQAYLCTGLFITGHDAMHGTVSRHRGLNEAVGTLACFLFAGLSYKRLVVNHRAHHLNPTGPDDPDFSTRTQVFLPWFTTFMVRYMTWPQFLTMALKFNVLMWLGVEQWRIWAFWVAPAVAGTFQLFYFGTYLPHRRPDTPDMAPHHARSLPRNHVWAMLSCYFFGYHWEHHQSPSTPWWALWRARDARVREPAPLPRADVPL comes from the coding sequence ATGCGCCACCACGCACCTCGCGGTCCCTGGGGAGTCCTCATCGCCCTCACCGTGATGGGGGCGTGGTTGGGCCACCTCCTCTGGTTGCTGGGCTGGGCCGAGCTGACGCTCGCCTCGCCGCTCGCCTGGTTTCACATGGCGTTGCAGGCCTACCTGTGCACGGGGCTGTTCATCACCGGGCATGACGCCATGCACGGCACGGTGAGCCGCCACCGGGGCTTGAACGAGGCGGTGGGCACGCTCGCCTGCTTCCTCTTCGCGGGGTTGTCCTACAAGCGGTTGGTGGTCAACCACCGCGCGCACCACCTGAACCCCACGGGTCCGGATGACCCGGACTTCTCCACGAGGACCCAGGTTTTCCTCCCTTGGTTCACGACGTTCATGGTGCGCTACATGACGTGGCCGCAGTTCCTCACCATGGCGCTCAAGTTCAACGTGCTGATGTGGCTGGGCGTGGAGCAATGGCGCATCTGGGCCTTCTGGGTGGCGCCCGCGGTGGCGGGGACCTTCCAGCTCTTCTATTTTGGCACCTATCTGCCCCACCGGCGGCCGGACACGCCGGACATGGCGCCCCACCACGCGCGCTCGCTGCCGCGCAACCACGTGTGGGCCATGCTCTCCTGCTACTTCTTCGGCTACCACTGGGAGCACCACCAATCGCCCTCCACGCCCTGGTGGGCGCTGTGGCGGGCCCGGGATGCCCGGGTGCGCGAGCCCGCGCCGTTGCCTCGGGCCGACGTCCCCTTGTAA
- a CDS encoding serine/threonine-protein kinase, with amino-acid sequence MVQNGAPPQSAPADAGDPLLGRVLNDKFRIVEVLGAGGMGRVYKAVQSPLERMVALKVLNPQYSEGKDPGFQKRFFMEAAVTSKLRHPNTVTIFDYGKTDDGVLYIAMEYLEGQTLAHLLANAGALPWIRALNVAQQVARSLREAHRVGLIHRDLKPANIMVLAQEDDLDVVKVLDFGLVKSFLADREGPQDVEITQAGVILGSPLYMAPEQARNVSDPRSDVYSLGVVMYQMMLGRPPFTAPQSIDVIFKHINEAPPSFTSIWATHDVPPDVEALVMRCLSKRPEERFQSMDEMLEALRRSASAAGHSGVFSAPRTLGNSGVMSVPALGGEVLSGPRTGPLPAPNTTGANTMSLDVSVEEAPRPSRMTLPLALFAISLLLGLGVAAVMTLRAPEPASAPVAAAPEPVRAPAPLLRRPRPFPPRRPRPRWPRPRAIWKNSPRSCRSPARESSSRCRASRPGRR; translated from the coding sequence ATGGTCCAGAATGGCGCACCGCCACAGAGCGCACCGGCCGACGCCGGAGATCCCCTGCTCGGCCGGGTGCTCAACGACAAGTTCCGCATCGTGGAAGTGCTCGGGGCGGGGGGCATGGGGCGGGTGTACAAGGCGGTGCAGTCGCCCCTCGAGCGCATGGTGGCGCTCAAGGTGCTCAACCCCCAGTACAGCGAGGGCAAGGATCCGGGCTTCCAGAAGCGCTTCTTCATGGAGGCGGCCGTCACCTCCAAGCTGCGCCACCCCAACACCGTCACCATCTTCGACTACGGGAAGACGGACGACGGCGTGCTGTACATCGCCATGGAGTACCTGGAGGGGCAGACGCTGGCGCATCTGCTCGCCAACGCGGGCGCGCTGCCATGGATCCGCGCGCTGAACGTGGCCCAGCAGGTGGCGCGTTCGCTGCGCGAGGCGCACCGGGTCGGCCTCATCCACCGCGACCTCAAGCCCGCCAACATCATGGTCCTCGCGCAGGAGGACGACCTCGACGTGGTGAAGGTGCTGGACTTCGGCCTGGTGAAGTCCTTCCTGGCGGACCGCGAGGGCCCCCAGGACGTGGAAATCACCCAGGCGGGGGTCATCCTCGGCTCGCCGCTGTACATGGCGCCCGAGCAGGCGCGCAACGTGTCCGACCCGCGCAGCGACGTGTACTCGCTGGGCGTGGTGATGTACCAGATGATGCTCGGCCGTCCGCCCTTCACGGCGCCCCAGAGCATCGACGTCATCTTCAAGCACATCAACGAGGCGCCGCCCTCCTTCACGTCCATCTGGGCCACGCACGACGTGCCCCCGGACGTGGAGGCGCTGGTGATGCGCTGCCTGAGCAAGCGCCCCGAGGAACGCTTCCAGTCCATGGACGAGATGCTGGAGGCCCTCCGGCGCTCCGCCTCGGCCGCGGGCCACAGCGGCGTCTTCTCCGCGCCGCGCACGCTGGGAAACAGCGGTGTCATGTCCGTGCCCGCGCTCGGGGGAGAAGTCCTCTCCGGGCCGAGGACCGGTCCCCTGCCCGCGCCCAACACCACGGGCGCGAACACGATGTCCTTGGACGTCTCCGTGGAGGAGGCGCCCCGGCCGTCCCGCATGACGCTACCGCTGGCCCTCTTCGCCATCTCGCTGCTGCTGGGCCTGGGCGTGGCCGCGGTGATGACCCTGAGGGCGCCCGAGCCGGCGTCCGCGCCCGTCGCGGCGGCGCCCGAGCCCGTCAGGGCCCCCGCCCCCCTGCTCCGGCGCCCACGCCCGTTCCCGCCGCGCCGCCCCCGGCCGAGGTGGCCGCGGCCGAGAGCGATCTGGAAGAACTCACCCCGCTCGTGCCGGAGCCCGGCGCGCGAATCCAGCTCACGGTGTCGAGCGAGCCGTCCGGGGCGACGGTGA
- a CDS encoding SGNH/GDSL hydrolase family protein has product MKRNLLVLALVLTALSPFHARAQSSLVVFGDSLSDNGNNGVATSGPTTKPSSQISGTWVKQLAAQLNLTLTASDSGGTNYARGGAVTSGMSTQLNAYLATQPTDTATALYVLWGGGNDINYKASANPFDTAGIKAAATTAANNITGQIRKLAQAGARYVLWVNMPPLHKTPAALSVPGGLGKTVLEPPTVQFNTLWTQSLTKLRQEFPGLTRIGMDAHGVFNTLIASPSSYGLSNVTGTCKGKTVNPDTYLFWDDIHPTSYTHGLFADFAYDLLAQQAAFTSDDAEAQGAGR; this is encoded by the coding sequence ATGAAGCGGAACCTCCTCGTCCTCGCACTCGTCCTGACGGCGCTCAGCCCCTTTCACGCTCGCGCCCAGAGCAGTCTCGTCGTCTTCGGCGACAGCCTGAGTGACAACGGCAACAACGGCGTCGCCACGAGCGGCCCCACCACGAAGCCGAGCAGTCAGATTTCCGGAACCTGGGTGAAGCAGCTCGCCGCCCAGTTGAACCTGACGCTGACGGCGTCCGACAGCGGCGGGACGAACTACGCCCGGGGTGGCGCCGTCACCAGCGGGATGAGCACCCAGCTCAATGCCTATCTGGCCACCCAGCCCACGGACACCGCCACCGCGCTCTACGTCCTGTGGGGCGGAGGCAACGACATCAATTACAAGGCGAGTGCCAATCCCTTCGACACCGCGGGCATCAAGGCCGCCGCGACCACGGCCGCCAACAACATCACGGGGCAGATCCGCAAGCTCGCCCAGGCTGGCGCCCGGTATGTCCTGTGGGTCAACATGCCTCCGCTGCACAAGACCCCCGCCGCCCTCTCCGTTCCCGGAGGCCTGGGCAAGACGGTGCTCGAGCCGCCGACGGTCCAATTCAACACCCTCTGGACCCAGTCCCTGACGAAGCTGCGTCAGGAGTTTCCCGGCCTCACGCGCATCGGAATGGACGCCCACGGCGTGTTCAACACGCTCATCGCGAGCCCCTCGTCCTACGGGCTGAGCAACGTCACCGGCACGTGCAAGGGCAAGACGGTCAACCCGGACACCTACCTCTTCTGGGACGACATCCACCCCACCAGCTACACCCACGGCCTCTTCGCCGACTTCGCCTACGATCTGCTCGCGCAGCAGGCCGCGTTCACGAGCGACGACGCCGAGGCTCAGGGCGCGGGGCGGTAG